The window CCCTGCGCCACCGGGTCGATCCCGATGGTGTTGCGTTCGACCGGACCAGCAACATGAGCACCTGGACGCGTTTCCGAGCGGACTCGGAGCTTGTGCGGCTGGTGGCCGAGCGCTATCCGGGTATCGAGTTTCGCGGTTTCGAAGTGCAGGGGCGCGGCGTATCGGGTCGGGTGAGCCAGGTCGAGATCAGGGGATCCGGCGATCAAACGGTAACGGTGCGAGGGCTGCCTATTCGATGGACCTTCGACCTACCGGACACGCTGTTCACGGCCCGGCGTCTGGATCCGCCGGGGCGTGAGGGTGGCTGGCTGTTCTCGGGCCGGGGCTGGGGTCACGGCGTCGGCCTCTGCCAGGTGGGCTCCTACGGCATGGCGATGCGGGGACACGACTATCGAGAGATCCTCAACCACTACTATCGTGGCATTGAGATCGTGAAACTGGGTGAGCCGATTCAGGCCGACCTAGCTCTGGGGCGCTGAACTGCCGATTGCTGTGGTAAAGAGGGTTGGTTATGGCTGGTGAGATCGAGATTCGCGAGCTGGTGCGCCGGGCGGTCGGGGAGGCCGTTGCAGCAGATACGGACCAGACCGCGCGTTCGGCGCCGCCCAAATCCATCGCCATCGGCGCCGATCATGGTGGATACGGGCTCAAGCAGAAGTTGATCTCCCATCTCGGCGACCAGGGTTTCCAAGTGGTCGATTGCGGCACGACCGGGCCGGAATCCGTGGACTATCCGGATTTCGCCCATGCCGTGGCACGTCGCGTTTCCGTGGGAGAATGCAGCCTTGGAATCATCGTCGATGGTGCTGGGATAGGGTCGAGCATGGCAGCTAACAAAGTGCCCGGCATTCGGGCCGCTCTTTGCTACGACATCTCCTCGGCGCGAAACAGCAGGGAGCACAACCACGCGAATGTGCTGACCCTGGGTGCCGGTTTGGTGGGAGAGGATCTGGCACGTCAGATTGTGGACGTGTGGATCGCGACGCCCTGGGGAGGCGGCCGCCACGCGCGCAGGGCGACCATGATCGACGAGATTGGAAGAACATACACAAAGTCCTGAGGTTTACTGTGGGAACTCGAGAAGATTTGATCGAAGCGATCACCCAGCGAGTGGTCGGAGAGCTCAATGCCCAATCCGATGGTGAGTGCACGGATTGTTGCGGCAGCTGTGCGGCCAACTGCTCCGACAAGGTGCGAGCGATGGTCGACGAAGGTGCGGCGCGTGTCGCGTATAACGGCAACGGTGCCGACGTGCCGAGCGACCTGGCTCGGTTCATTGATCACACCAAGCTCGGGCCCGAAGTGACGCCTGAGGAGATCGATCGTCTCTGCCAGGAAGCTCGCGATTTCGAGTTTGCGGCGGTTTGCGTGAACCCGGTCTGGGTGAAGAGGTCGGCCTCAAACCTGCGCGGTACCAAGGTGCGCGTGGCTTCGGTGGTCGGGTTTCCGCTCGGCGCCAACGCCGCGGAGATCAAGGCGCTCGAGGCCCGCAGAGCGCTGAGAGATGGCGCTCGCGAGATCGACATGGTGCTCAACATCGGCGCGCTCAAGGCCGGTGACTACGAGCTCGTAGAGAAGGACATCGCCAAGGTTGTCGACTCCTGTCGCGAGGTCGGCGCCATCTGCAAGGTGATCCTCGAGACCGGACTCTTGACCGATGAGGAGAAGATCGCGGCGAGCAAGCTGGCGAAGGCCGCCAAGGCGGACTACGTCAAGACATCGACCGGATTCGGTCACGGCGGTGCTACGGTATTCGACGTGGCGCTCATGCGAGAGGCGGTTGGTCCCAAGATGGGCGTCAAGGCATCGGGTGGGGTCAAGACCGCCAAGGACGCCCGCGAGATGATTGCCGCCGGTGCAACTCGCATCGGGGCATCGGCCGGAATCGCGATCGTCGGCGGCCGCGAAGGAGGAGACAGTGGGAAGTATTGATCTGAGATCCTATGTTTTCCTGGACAGCATGCAGCCACAGTACGCTGCGTTTCTGGGCACCGTCGCACAGGGCTTTCTGCCGCTGGCGGGTGACGCGTCGCTCTACGTCGAGATTTCGCCGGGTATCGAGATCAATCGGCTGACCGATATCGCGCTCAAGTCGAACAAGGTTCGCCCGGGCATGCAGGTTGTCGAGCGCTACTACGGCTTGCTCGAGATTCACTCGAAATCGCAGGCCGAGACTCGATCCGCGGGCGCGGCGATTCTGGCGGAGATCGGCCTTCAGCCGGAGGATCGAATCAAGCCGAAGATCCACTCGAGCCAGGTCATCCGGCGGATCGACGATCACCAGGCGCAGCTGATCAACCGCATGCGCCACGGGCACATGTTGATTCCCGGCCAGACGCTCTACGTACTCGAGGTCGAACCGGCTGCCTACGCGGCGCTGGCGGCGAACGAGGCCGAGAAAGCCGCCGAGATCAACATTCTCGAGGTTCGCTCGTTCGGATCGATGGGTAGGGTCTATCTGGGCGGGGAAGAGCGCGACATCGATGTCGGCTGGCAGGCCGCCGTCGCGGCGCTCGAGGGAGTCCAGGGACGAACACCGAAATAACCGAGCGGCGGCTTTGGGCCGCACTCCGAAAAAACACGATCAAGAAGAAAGGAAAGTTTCATGGCAGAAGCGCTGGGCATGATCGAGACGCGTGGTTTTGCGGCTATGGTGGAGGCATCCGACGCCATGGTGAAGGCCGCAAAAGTCGAACTCGTGAGTTATGAGAAGACCGGTGGCGGCTACGTGACCGCCGTGGTTCGTGGCGACGTCGCCGCGGTCAAGGCGGCGGTGGAAGCCGGCGTTCGGGGTGCGGAGAAGGTCGGAGAGGTCGTTTCTACCCACGTGATCGCGCGTCCGCACGCGAACATCGACGACACCTTGCCTCTTGGTCGCAAGCCTGCCGCTAAGAAGCGGTAGAGCCGGGCGGGCCGCGTAGATGCTGCTGGGCAAGGTTCAAGGGACTGTCGTGGCGACTCAGAAGGAGTCGTCGATGGAAGGCTTCAAGTTCTTGGTTGTCAAACCCATGGACGAGAAGGGCACGGAGCTGGGCACCTCCGTGGTGGCCGTCGACGCGGTCGGCGCGGGAGTCGGGGAGGTTGTGCTCTACGCAACCGGAAGCGCCGCTCGCCAGACGGTTGCCACCAAGGACAGGCCCTGCGACGCTGTCATCATGGCGATCGTCGACAGCCTCGAAGTCGGCGGCCGCGAGATCTACAGCAAGGGTAAGGCATGAGCTCGGTCGATCCGAGCGAGATCGACGCCATCCTGCAGCGCGTGCGCGCTCGCTTTGGAAGCGATGGCTCTCTGTCCGAGCCCGCGCCGCCGGCCCCTGCCTTTCCTGGAAGCAAGGCGCGGCCCGCTCCGATCGCAGACAGCGAGGCCCTCGGGATTCTCGATACGGTCGATGCCGCGGTTGCTGCGGCCGAGATCGCCTACCAGGAGTACGACGCGATCGGCCTCGACGGTCGGTTTCGCCTGATCCAGTCGATTCGCCAGGCGATGGAGCGCGACGCCGCCGAGCTCGCGCGGATGGCCCATGAGGAGACCGGTCTCGGGCGGCCCGAAGACAAGGAGAAGAAGAACCTGCTGGTGGCTCGCAAGACGCCGGGTCCGGAAGACCTGACGCCCAAAGCGGTGACCGGCGATCGTGGGATGACGGTGACCGAGTTCGCGCCCTGGGGAGTGATCGCGGCGATCACTCCGACCACGAATCCGACGGCCACGATCATCAACAACACCATCGCCACGCTTTCGGCCGGCAACTCTCTGGTCTTCAACGCCCATCCCAGCGCCAAGAGGGTCTCGGCAGAGAACGTTCGCCGGATCAATCGCGCCGTTCTCGAGGCCGGCGGCCCGGCCAATCTGGTTTGCGCCGTGCCCGAGCCCACGATCGAGTCGGCCCAGCAGCTCATGAATCACCCTGGGGTGCGGGTGCTGTTGGTCACCGGCGGCCCGGGCGTGGTCAAGGAAGCGCTCAACACCGACAAGAAGGCGATCACCGCCGGTCCGGGCAATCCACCGGTGCTGGTCGACGAGTCGGCCGATATCGAGCGCGCGGCAAGAGAGATCATCCGCGGCGCCTCGTTCGACAACAACATGGTGTGCACGGACGAGAAAGAGACTTTCGTCGTGCGCTCCAAGGCGGATGAGTTGCTGCGCGCCTTCGGGCGCGACCGCGCCGTCGTGCTCAAGGAGTATCAATTGCAGCAGCTCGAGCGGGTGATCTTTCGCGAGCTCGGCGCGCCCGAGAGGCCGGGCAAGATCAACCCCAAGTGGATCGGACAGAACGCCGGCCGGATTCTGCGCGAGATCGGAGTGGAGGCCGGAAACAGCGTTCGGCTCGTCGTCGTCGAGGTGCCCAAGGAGCACAGCCTGGTTTGGACCGAGCAGATGATGCCGGTCATGCCGGTTGTGAGAGTAGGTAGCGTGAACGAGGGGATCGACCTCTCGGTGCGCGCCGAGCACGGCTACCGCCACACGGCTTCGATCTACTCGAACAATGTCGAGAACATAACGCGCATGGCGCGAGCCATGAAAACTTCCATCTTCGTCGCCAACGCGGCCAACATCGCCGGGCTCGGTGAGGGCGGCGAAGACTTCACTTCATTCTCGATCGCGACACCCACGGGCGAGGGACTGACCCGGCCGCGGACCTTTGCCCGGATTCGGCGGCTGACGGTGGCGGGCTCGCTGCGGATCGTCTAGCGCCCCGGCCTTCTGTAGGTTCCAGATTTATGCGTCCGGCACTGCTCTTACTCGAATTCGACTCGATCGCGGTGGGCATCGAGGTCGGCGATGCCATGGTCAAGCGCGCACCGCTGTTGACGTTGCATGCCGGTACCGTGCACCCGGGCAAGTATCTGGTGATGGCCGGAGGGCAAGTTGCCGACGTCGAGGAGGCATGGATCGCGGGTCGGTCGATCGCGCCGGGCCTGGAGATCGACGAGGTGTTTCTCCCCGACGTCGACGCCCAGGTCGTCGGCTCGCTCACCGGTACCCGCAGACCGGGACCCGGTGAGGCACTCGGTGTGATCGAGACCCGCACCGCGGCCTCGACCATCAAGGCCGCGGACGCGGCGGTCAAGGGAGCCTCCGTGGATCTGCTCGAGATCCTGCTCGCCGACGGTCTGGGAGGCAAGGCCTACGCCCTCTTCGGTGGCGAGGTTTCAGACGTCGAGGTCGCGGTGGAGACCGGCGTATCGAGCCTGCGTGATCCGGCGCTACTGGTGGCCAGCGTCGTCATACCGCGCTTGCATGACGAGATGCGCGCAAATCTGGACGCGGATTCGCGATTCGCGGTTAGGATCGTCTCCCAGACCGGATCGCGGAGTTGAAAGTGGAAGGTCAGGCTAGATCATGAAACTCGGGCGAGTCGTTGGAACCGTAGTCGCCACCACTCGAGTTGCAGGCCTTGATGGCGTGAGATTCCTGGTAGTGCAGCCGTTGGCCAAGAACCGCGAGGCTCTGGGGAACGCGATTGTTGCGGCCGACGGTGTCGCCATGGCGGGGCCGGGAGACCTCGTCTACTACGTGTCGAGCCGCGAGGCTTCGCTGGCTCTCCCCAACACCTTCGTGCCGGTCGACGACGCCATCGTCGGTATCGTCGACGCCGTCGAGCTGAACGCGCCATGAAACTCGGGCGCGTCTCCGGAACGGTGGTATCGACGATCTGCTCTCCGGCGTATGAGGATCGCAAGCTCCTGCTCTGCGATCTCATCGACGCCTCCGGGGTCGCGACCGGCGACTATACGATCGCGGTCGACCAGGTCGGGGCGGGAGCGGGCGAAGATGTGCTGATTCTGGATGAAGGCAATTCGGCTCGACAGGTCCTCGAATGGCCGGATGCGCCGGTGCGGGCGGTGATCGTCGGCATCGTCGACGAGGTCCGGACCGGCTAGCTAGCGAGGGAGCGGATCTCTCGGATCGCCGAGATCCGTTCGACGCATCTCGGACTCCAGAATCGTGATCGTGGTCTCGGTTCTGGCGAACGCTCGATGGATGAAGACCCGATTCGGGATGCGCGACTCGATAACCAGATCCTCGCCGAGTTCCAGAGGTCTCGGTGGTTCGTTCCGTGGAAAGACCTGACGGAAGCCGTCCGGCACGATCGGATAGACCAGAAAGCCGACACCGGTCGGTGTGTCGGCCTCGAGGCGCCAGATGGCTGCGCCGTTCGATGCTCGCACCTCGAAGCTGGTGAAGTCGTTGGGGCCCGAGATGGCCAGCAGCGGTTGGGTCACCTCGGCGCGCTCGGAACACGCGGTCAAAGCGGCCAGAAAGGTAGCCAGAAGCACCGGGCGTAACGGCCTTTTCAGCGCGGAGGTCGTGAGCGAGCTCATGATAGCGTTGATTCTCGCAAGGAGATCTCGAACAAATGACGGTAGCAGAATCGCCTCGGCAGACGGAGTTGGAGACGCTGGATTTCGGGCTCACGGCCGAACAGAGAGCGGTGCGGGAGCTGGCGCGCGAGTTTGCCAAGAACGAGATCGACCCGATCGTCGAGGAGATCGACGAGGCACAGCGCTTTCCCGTCGAGGTGTTCAGGAAGGCAGGCGAGCTGGGCTTTTTGGGTGTTCTGGTGCCGGAAGAGTACGGCGGCTCCGGGCTCGGCTACGTCGAGTACTTCCTGATCATCAACGAGATCAGCAAAGTCGATCCGTCCATCGGTCTGAGCGTCGCTGCCCACAACTCGCTGTGCACCAACCACATCCTCAAGTTCGGCTCGGAAGAACAGCGCCGGCGTTGGTTGCCGGAGCTGGCCTCGGGCAGGAAGGTGGGAGCCTGGAGCCTAACCGAGCCCGATGCCGGGTCGGATGCGGCCGGCACCAGAACCAGGGCGGAGCGTGTCGACGGTGGCTGGCTGCTCAACGGTTCGAAGACTTTTATTACTCACGCTTCAGTCGGCGACATCTGCGTCGTGCTGGCGGTCACCGATCCTGAGGCTCCACAGCACCACAACATCTCGGCCTTCGTTCTCGAGCGCGGCATGGCAGGCTTCCGGTCGGGCAAGAAAGAGAACAAGCTCGGAAGCCGAGCCTCCGACACCGCCGAAGTGATCATGGAGGATTGCCTGGTACCGGAGGGCAGCCTGCTCGGCGCCCAAGGCGACGGTTTCATCCAGGCGCTCAAGATCCTCGACGGCGGCCGAATTTCGATCGCCGCTCTCGGCGTCGGCACCGCGTTCGGCGCCCTCGACACCGCGGTTGCGTACTCGAAAGAGCGAAAACAGTTCGGCAGGCCCATCGCCAAGTTCCAGGCCATTCAGTTTCACCTGGCGGAAATGGCGACCAAGTGTGCGGCCGCCGAGGCCCTGACGCTTGCTGCGGCGGCGGCGATGGACCGGGGCGAGCGCGTGACTCGTATCGCTTCCGAGGCCAAACTCCTTTCTGGTGAAGTCGCGGTCTTTTGCGCCGAGCGAGGTGTGCAGATCCACGGCGGTTACGGCTACATCAAGGACTACCGGGCCGAGAAGTACTATCGCGATTGCAAGATCTGCACGATCGGCGAGGGCACCAGCGAGATTCAGCGCCTGGTCATCGCACGCCAGCTTTTTCACGACGCCAAATGAACTTGCGACGGGTCCGCCCGGATGTGGCCGTATTGGTCATGGGTGTGCGCGAACGGCGAACGCGACGCCTCGCTCAGGCGATCACGCTGGTCGAGAGTCGCCGGAGCGAGCGGCGTGACCTGATCGCCGCGCTCTACGACTCCGTGGGCAACGCGCGTGTGGTCGGAATAACCGGCCCCCCGGGCGCCGGCAAGAGCACGCTGGTCGATCGCCTGGCCGGCGAGCTGCGTAAGGCGGGCGACACGGTCGGCGTT is drawn from bacterium and contains these coding sequences:
- the rpiB gene encoding ribose 5-phosphate isomerase B, producing MAGEIEIRELVRRAVGEAVAADTDQTARSAPPKSIAIGADHGGYGLKQKLISHLGDQGFQVVDCGTTGPESVDYPDFAHAVARRVSVGECSLGIIVDGAGIGSSMAANKVPGIRAALCYDISSARNSREHNHANVLTLGAGLVGEDLARQIVDVWIATPWGGGRHARRATMIDEIGRTYTKS
- the deoC gene encoding deoxyribose-phosphate aldolase, with translation MVDEGAARVAYNGNGADVPSDLARFIDHTKLGPEVTPEEIDRLCQEARDFEFAAVCVNPVWVKRSASNLRGTKVRVASVVGFPLGANAAEIKALEARRALRDGAREIDMVLNIGALKAGDYELVEKDIAKVVDSCREVGAICKVILETGLLTDEEKIAASKLAKAAKADYVKTSTGFGHGGATVFDVALMREAVGPKMGVKASGGVKTAKDAREMIAAGATRIGASAGIAIVGGREGGDSGKY
- a CDS encoding BMC domain-containing protein, with product MAEALGMIETRGFAAMVEASDAMVKAAKVELVSYEKTGGGYVTAVVRGDVAAVKAAVEAGVRGAEKVGEVVSTHVIARPHANIDDTLPLGRKPAAKKR
- a CDS encoding EutN/CcmL family microcompartment protein; this encodes MLLGKVQGTVVATQKESSMEGFKFLVVKPMDEKGTELGTSVVAVDAVGAGVGEVVLYATGSAARQTVATKDRPCDAVIMAIVDSLEVGGREIYSKGKA
- a CDS encoding aldehyde dehydrogenase EutE is translated as MSSVDPSEIDAILQRVRARFGSDGSLSEPAPPAPAFPGSKARPAPIADSEALGILDTVDAAVAAAEIAYQEYDAIGLDGRFRLIQSIRQAMERDAAELARMAHEETGLGRPEDKEKKNLLVARKTPGPEDLTPKAVTGDRGMTVTEFAPWGVIAAITPTTNPTATIINNTIATLSAGNSLVFNAHPSAKRVSAENVRRINRAVLEAGGPANLVCAVPEPTIESAQQLMNHPGVRVLLVTGGPGVVKEALNTDKKAITAGPGNPPVLVDESADIERAAREIIRGASFDNNMVCTDEKETFVVRSKADELLRAFGRDRAVVLKEYQLQQLERVIFRELGAPERPGKINPKWIGQNAGRILREIGVEAGNSVRLVVVEVPKEHSLVWTEQMMPVMPVVRVGSVNEGIDLSVRAEHGYRHTASIYSNNVENITRMARAMKTSIFVANAANIAGLGEGGEDFTSFSIATPTGEGLTRPRTFARIRRLTVAGSLRIV
- a CDS encoding BMC domain-containing protein — encoded protein: MRPALLLLEFDSIAVGIEVGDAMVKRAPLLTLHAGTVHPGKYLVMAGGQVADVEEAWIAGRSIAPGLEIDEVFLPDVDAQVVGSLTGTRRPGPGEALGVIETRTAASTIKAADAAVKGASVDLLEILLADGLGGKAYALFGGEVSDVEVAVETGVSSLRDPALLVASVVIPRLHDEMRANLDADSRFAVRIVSQTGSRS
- a CDS encoding EutN/CcmL family microcompartment protein codes for the protein MKLGRVVGTVVATTRVAGLDGVRFLVVQPLAKNREALGNAIVAADGVAMAGPGDLVYYVSSREASLALPNTFVPVDDAIVGIVDAVELNAP
- a CDS encoding EutN/CcmL family microcompartment protein is translated as MKLGRVSGTVVSTICSPAYEDRKLLLCDLIDASGVATGDYTIAVDQVGAGAGEDVLILDEGNSARQVLEWPDAPVRAVIVGIVDEVRTG
- a CDS encoding acyl-CoA dehydrogenase, producing the protein MTVAESPRQTELETLDFGLTAEQRAVRELAREFAKNEIDPIVEEIDEAQRFPVEVFRKAGELGFLGVLVPEEYGGSGLGYVEYFLIINEISKVDPSIGLSVAAHNSLCTNHILKFGSEEQRRRWLPELASGRKVGAWSLTEPDAGSDAAGTRTRAERVDGGWLLNGSKTFITHASVGDICVVLAVTDPEAPQHHNISAFVLERGMAGFRSGKKENKLGSRASDTAEVIMEDCLVPEGSLLGAQGDGFIQALKILDGGRISIAALGVGTAFGALDTAVAYSKERKQFGRPIAKFQAIQFHLAEMATKCAAAEALTLAAAAAMDRGERVTRIASEAKLLSGEVAVFCAERGVQIHGGYGYIKDYRAEKYYRDCKICTIGEGTSEIQRLVIARQLFHDAK